TATATATACTCATGAAAAGCAATTCATCACTTCTATTAGTTCCCAGCGACTAGGTTGCAACCAGACTATATTGATCATCGTAGAGAGCATCATATTTGAAAGAATATTGCCAACAGCATCGCACAACAGGCATTTAAAATGACTGATAAGCTTCTCAAAACATTGGTCTTAAACAGTGACTAGGTTCCAAAACGAAGTATGCAAGGCAAGAGTGGTTAAAAGTGTATACAGTATTTGAACTTCGTCCCATGTCTACTTTCACCATATTCACCACACATCCAACAATTAATCATCAATTTCCATAACCAGCTTCATGTCAACCGTGATGCAATGAGCTTCTCAACTGCCCTCACTTTTCTCCAGAGCTGTCGGGCATAATTTGTCAGTGATAAGAAGAATGAACCAAAAAATTCAGAGGCAAATAGAGTTGGTACATTATATCAgctcaaaaattcaatttctggATAAAACAAAGCACCGTCTCATTTTCTTGATGtcaacattaaaatataaacgTGAACCCATTTGTCTCATTTAGCAAGATTAACACCCCCACATTCAGCTAGACATACTCATAAAAACATTGAATTATGACCCAGACCCATTAGGGGGGGAACTTTAGTTAATTTTCACAGAATAAAATTCACTAAACTAGCATGGCCTATTCCAAGGAGAGAGTGCAAGATGACTAAAATATACCCTACcatcacaaacaaaaaaatacagtttCATCCATGAGTGTGATGGCAACACACGAGAGGGGGAAAGGGGACATAGAAGAGAAAGACTTACTATTGTAGTTCAGAAGCTTCTCAATGAGGTCAACATGAGTCATAAGCATTCTTCTACAACAATAACGAACCAACCCCAGAGCATCAAGAGCATCTCTGCATGAACAATCAAGATACGTTTGGAATTCGACATGTTCTCTATGAGTTCCAATTAACTATTTGCATCCCATATTATGACTATTAGGACTGTTAACTATCAGTTAGAAGCAATCCTAACAACATTTTGATAGCTGCTTTGTACCTTACACAATGAAATACTAACATAGCTCATAAATCACAACCACACTAACAGCATCTTGATAATGTTAGAATAACACACTTTTTACATCCATTCTGAATTTCGCATATTGCCTTCAGGAGGCATGCTGCCACATGCAAGTATTTAAGAAGACTCAACATGAATAATTACGAGGGGGGCAGCTACTGGAAA
The Populus nigra chromosome 3, ddPopNigr1.1, whole genome shotgun sequence genome window above contains:
- the LOC133688814 gene encoding DNA-directed RNA polymerases I, II, and III subunit RPABC5, which encodes MIIPVRCFTCGKVIGNKWDTYLDLLQADYTEGDALDALGLVRYCCRRMLMTHVDLIEKLLNYNTLEKSEGS